The proteins below come from a single Cannabis sativa cultivar Pink pepper isolate KNU-18-1 chromosome 3, ASM2916894v1, whole genome shotgun sequence genomic window:
- the LOC115710736 gene encoding uncharacterized protein LOC115710736 yields the protein MGESFYNAISAFFHSRVMHKGIPFMVIMFFYRRSFIHSRGKKENECQHNSKVPRASPTEISLMNSLWPFAICGIDLIGSLPIRKGGVKFFIVAVDYFTKTVQAKPMNIDTSKKALDFVIKDIVCCYGHPHKIVSDNRKQFDSDHFTNFGVKHGIIKSFSAVARPQANRHVEAVNKILKTTLKKKLQASKAHWLKELPRVLWVYQTT from the exons ATGGGTGAGAGTTTCTACAATGCTATTTCTGCCTTCTTCCACTCTAGGGTCATGCACAAAG GCATTCCATTCATGGTAATAATGTTCTTTTATAGGAGGTCATTCATTCATTCAAGAGGAAAAAAGGAAAATGAG TGCCAACATAATTCAAAGGTTCCAAGGGCTTCACCAACAGAAATATCATTGATGAACAGTCTGTGGCCTTTTGCTATATGTGGAATTGACTTAATAGGCTCTCTTCCAATCAGAAAAGGAGGTGTCAAATTCTTCATCGTTGCTgttgactacttcaccaaaaCGGTTCAAGCAAAACCTATGAATATCGACACCTCCAAAAAGGCTCTAGACTTTGTCATCAAAGACATAGTATGTTGTTATGGACATCCACATAAGATAGTGTCTGACAATAGAAAACAATTTGATAGTGATCACTTCACTAATTTTGGTGTCAAGCATGGAATCATAAAGAGTTTTTCAGCTGTGGCCAGACCACAAGCAAACAGACATGTAGAagctgtaaataaaatcttaaagaCCACGTTGAAGAAAAAGCTTCAGGCATCCAAAGCTCACTGGCTAAAAGAACTTCCAAGAGTTCTTTGGGTATACCAGACCACATAA